The Actinomyces lilanjuaniae genome segment TGCTCTGAGCGGGTCGTGGTCACCGTGGAGGCCCGTGTGCCGCTGCCTGGCCTGGCGACGGTCGGCCTGGGCCGTGAGGCCGTGGCCGTGGAGGCCCGGCGCTCCGTCAGTCTTGCGGACCAGGAGGAGTAGTGCGCCCGACCCAGCCATTGAGAGTGCTGTCGCTGCGCCCGCACCGCCCGAGGACACCGCCGTGGATGCTGCTGGGAGTGCTGCCAGGTGTGCTGCCAGGGGTGGTGTCGCGGCGCCTGCGCGACCAGGAGCACGGGCAGGTCCTGGTCCTAGGGGTCGGGACCGTGGTGCTTGTCCTGGCGCTCCTGCTGGTCGGTACCTCAGCCACTGCTGTCTACCTCGACACCAAGACGCTGACCGCTCTGGCAGACTCCGCCGCTGCCGCCGGTGCCAGCGGTGTGGAGGAGACGTCCTACTACCAGGGTTACCGGGAAGGCAGCCAGAGGAGACACCGGGGCTCAGAAGATGAGGACGGCGAGGCATCCAGTGGCGCCGAGGGTAGCGCAGCGGCGGGGCAGGGGCCTGTCGTCATCACCACGGCGGGGGTGGAGGCTGCCGCCCGTGCTGACGTAGCGGCGCAGGCTGCGGTAGCCGGGCTGGACGGGGTGCAGGTTGTCACGGCTGAGGCGGTGGACGGCTCCCTGGCCGTGGTCACACTGAGGGCACGCACCCGTCCGCTCCTCCCGCCCTGGGGAATTCTTCCCGAGGCGGGACTGACTATCACGGCCACGGGGTCCGCGCGGGTGACCACGCAGCCCTAGCTGCCCTGGCCGCCTTGAGGCCCGCAGGCGTCACAGGCCGTGGGACGTCAGTGGGAGAAGGCGCAGGTGCGCGCAGTCCTCGCGAGACCTGCC includes the following:
- a CDS encoding glycosyltransferase, with amino-acid sequence MRPTQPLRVLSLRPHRPRTPPWMLLGVLPGVLPGVVSRRLRDQEHGQVLVLGVGTVVLVLALLLVGTSATAVYLDTKTLTALADSAAAAGASGVEETSYYQGYREGSQRRHRGSEDEDGEASSGAEGSAAAGQGPVVITTAGVEAAARADVAAQAAVAGLDGVQVVTAEAVDGSLAVVTLRARTRPLLPPWGILPEAGLTITATGSARVTTQP